In a single window of the Anaerotruncus rubiinfantis genome:
- a CDS encoding TRAP transporter small permease: MKKGAKPPVQELGLYAAGAAISIMTLIVAVNAISRYFFNSPLMQAEEIATSMFVWLIFVGASVCYKERSHIGIDCFVNFLPLKARRAVEIAVDVLLLAVNFYMTYLSWKLTLSAGSKLTPSLRMPYSVIDAAALVGFGLMSIYSVKFLIGDIRNFNAPEKIEGQEEPI; encoded by the coding sequence ATGAAAAAAGGCGCCAAGCCGCCTGTGCAGGAACTCGGCCTGTATGCTGCGGGAGCTGCGATCTCGATCATGACGCTGATCGTTGCGGTAAACGCTATTTCGCGTTATTTTTTCAATTCCCCGCTGATGCAGGCGGAGGAGATCGCAACCTCCATGTTTGTATGGCTTATCTTCGTGGGGGCAAGCGTCTGCTACAAGGAAAGGAGCCACATTGGGATTGACTGCTTTGTCAATTTTCTGCCGCTGAAAGCGCGCCGGGCAGTTGAAATTGCGGTGGATGTCCTGCTGCTGGCGGTCAATTTCTACATGACCTATCTGAGCTGGAAGCTCACATTGTCGGCTGGCAGCAAGCTGACTCCGTCGCTGCGCATGCCCTACAGCGTCATTGACGCTGCGGCTCTGGTCGGGTTCGGCTTGATGTCGATCTATTCCGTTAAGTTTCTCATCGGTGATATCCGAAATTTCAACGCGCCGGAAAAAATCGAAGGACAGGAGGAGCCGATATGA
- a CDS encoding TRAP transporter large permease, producing MNMGMLPLLLLFLLFLIKVPVAYCLIASTLSYFLFFDTGMPIEMVVQRMVSGAESFPLMAVPFFILAGTIMTYSGISAHLLNFADVLTGHMRGGLGQVNVLLSALMGGVSGSGNADAAMQSKMLVPEMVRRGYDMGFSAAITATSAVITPIIPPGISLILFAFMADVSVGKMFLAGYVPGILITIALMIVVSIISKKRGYKPSREKRATGREIWEEFKKSIWALFLPFGLIMGMRLGMFTASEAGAMTVVYTVLVGLFIYKELRFEHIPAIIKESVLSTCTVMLIIVAASAFGYYMSWERIPQMISEMLVGLTDNKYLMLMIINVFLLFLGMFLEGTPTLIILTPLLVPVITALGIDPIHFGIVMVVNITIGGVTPPFGTIMFTVCSVLKLRIADFIKDVWPFLAALLVVLVMITFIPPLATFLPNLLM from the coding sequence ATGAATATGGGAATGCTGCCGCTGCTCCTTTTGTTCCTGCTCTTTTTGATCAAGGTTCCGGTGGCCTACTGCCTGATCGCTTCGACCCTTTCGTATTTCCTGTTTTTTGATACAGGCATGCCGATCGAAATGGTGGTGCAGCGGATGGTCTCCGGAGCGGAGTCCTTCCCGCTGATGGCGGTTCCGTTTTTCATTCTGGCCGGTACGATCATGACCTATTCGGGCATCTCGGCGCACCTGCTCAATTTTGCGGATGTGCTCACCGGGCACATGCGAGGCGGGCTCGGTCAGGTCAATGTTCTCCTGAGCGCCCTGATGGGCGGCGTGTCCGGATCGGGCAATGCCGACGCCGCGATGCAGAGCAAGATGCTCGTCCCGGAAATGGTCCGCCGCGGCTATGACATGGGCTTTTCCGCCGCGATCACCGCAACCTCGGCAGTCATCACGCCGATCATCCCACCGGGCATCAGCCTGATTCTGTTTGCTTTCATGGCGGACGTGTCGGTGGGCAAGATGTTCCTAGCGGGCTATGTGCCGGGTATCCTGATCACCATTGCTCTGATGATTGTGGTATCGATTATCTCTAAAAAGCGCGGCTATAAACCCTCTCGTGAGAAACGCGCGACCGGACGGGAGATCTGGGAAGAATTTAAAAAATCCATCTGGGCGCTGTTTTTGCCGTTCGGGCTCATCATGGGAATGCGGCTGGGAATGTTCACCGCGAGCGAGGCGGGCGCAATGACGGTGGTCTACACCGTCCTGGTCGGGCTTTTCATCTACAAAGAGCTCCGGTTTGAGCATATTCCCGCCATTATCAAGGAATCGGTCCTCTCGACTTGTACAGTTATGCTGATCATCGTGGCGGCGTCGGCTTTCGGCTATTATATGAGCTGGGAACGGATCCCGCAGATGATTTCCGAGATGCTTGTCGGCCTCACGGACAACAAATACCTGATGCTGATGATTATCAACGTGTTCCTGCTCTTCCTGGGGATGTTCCTGGAAGGTACGCCTACGCTGATCATCCTGACGCCGCTTTTGGTTCCAGTGATCACCGCGCTGGGGATCGATCCGATTCATTTTGGAATCGTCATGGTGGTCAACATCACCATCGGGGGCGTGACGCCGCCGTTTGGAACCATTATGTTCACCGTCTGTTCGGTGCTGAAACTGCGGATTGCCGATTTTATCAAGGATGTTTGGCCGTTTTTGGCAGCACTGCTGGTGGTGTTGGTGATGATCACCTTCATCCCGCCGCTTGCGACTTTCCTGCCGAATCTTTTGATGTGA